The Trinickia acidisoli genome includes a window with the following:
- a CDS encoding autoinducer binding domain-containing protein: MKSWAEELLHELNHTNSDMEIFSKIEAAAKGLGFEFCAYGLRAPWPLSKPKTRLLSNYPEAWKKRYQEAHYFEIDPSVQHARRSQSPVVWSDALFSGVPELWREARSHGLCYGWAQSAFDSCGVGGMLTLARSSSPLTADELGENEVKMRWLVSTAHLSLKRVLMPTLMADPERGLTDREVEVLKWAADGKTSGEISKILVISVDTVNFHVKNAVTKLKTTNKTAAVVRAAMLGLLQ; encoded by the coding sequence ATGAAAAGCTGGGCCGAGGAACTGTTGCACGAGTTGAATCACACGAACTCCGATATGGAGATCTTCAGCAAGATCGAGGCCGCCGCAAAGGGCTTGGGCTTCGAGTTTTGCGCGTATGGCTTGCGGGCGCCGTGGCCGCTGTCCAAGCCGAAGACGCGCTTGCTGAGCAATTACCCGGAAGCGTGGAAAAAGCGGTATCAGGAAGCGCACTATTTCGAGATCGATCCGTCCGTGCAGCATGCACGTCGTTCGCAGTCGCCGGTCGTTTGGAGCGACGCGCTCTTTAGCGGCGTGCCCGAATTGTGGCGCGAAGCGCGATCGCACGGGTTGTGCTATGGCTGGGCGCAGTCGGCGTTCGATAGCTGCGGCGTGGGCGGTATGCTGACGCTGGCGCGTTCGAGCAGTCCCCTCACGGCGGATGAACTCGGCGAGAACGAAGTCAAAATGCGCTGGCTCGTGAGCACTGCGCATCTGTCGCTCAAGCGTGTGCTGATGCCGACGTTGATGGCCGATCCGGAGCGCGGGCTCACCGATCGCGAAGTGGAGGTGCTCAAGTGGGCCGCCGACGGCAAGACTTCCGGCGAAATTTCGAAGATCCTCGTGATTTCGGTCGATACCGTCAATTTCCACGTCAAGAATGCGGTGACGAAATTGAAGACGACGAACAAGACGGCAGCAGTCGTGCGTGCCGCGATGCTCGGCTTGCTTCAGTGA
- a CDS encoding ABC transporter ATP-binding protein, with translation MRMPLLQIESLVAGYGKSDVLDDISFALFAGSLAYVLGPHGAGKTTLFMAIAGLVRPKRGVIRLDGEDTRRKRPTELLARGIAYVPHNRLLFSSLSVRDNLLAGVWRDTDRPRIEAQADRLVQRFPFLKACGHQSASRLTNGERQLLAIARALMSEPRLLLLDDPFDALAPAEAEQVAGLGAELASDGTAVVIAQRNATPAACLGEQAYLLDQGRLCRSEASVASSWPGVPVSS, from the coding sequence ATGCGAATGCCGTTGCTGCAAATCGAATCGCTCGTCGCCGGCTACGGCAAGAGCGACGTTCTCGACGACATCTCGTTCGCGCTGTTCGCGGGTAGCCTCGCCTACGTGCTCGGACCGCACGGCGCTGGCAAGACGACGCTGTTCATGGCGATCGCGGGGCTCGTGCGCCCCAAGCGTGGCGTGATCCGCCTCGACGGCGAGGACACCCGCCGCAAGCGGCCGACCGAATTGCTTGCGCGCGGCATCGCCTACGTGCCGCACAACCGCCTGCTTTTCAGCTCGCTATCGGTCCGTGACAATCTGCTTGCGGGCGTGTGGCGCGATACGGACCGGCCACGCATCGAAGCGCAGGCTGATCGCTTGGTGCAACGGTTTCCGTTTCTGAAAGCCTGCGGACATCAAAGCGCCAGCCGACTGACGAACGGCGAGCGGCAATTGCTCGCCATCGCGCGCGCCTTGATGTCGGAGCCGCGCCTGCTGTTGCTCGACGATCCGTTCGACGCCCTAGCGCCCGCCGAGGCCGAACAAGTGGCGGGACTCGGCGCCGAGTTGGCGAGTGACGGCACGGCTGTGGTAATCGCGCAACGAAACGCCACACCGGCGGCCTGCCTAGGCGAGCAGGCCTATCTGCTCGACCAAGGGCGCCTTTGCCGCTCGGAGGCGTCGGTCGCTTCGTCCTGGCCGGGGGTACCCGTGTCGTCTTGA
- a CDS encoding transglycosylase domain-containing protein yields the protein MNRPLARLPLRYISTMSPGARWKWLMLAGVAALVGLLAYFVSLEMQTSRLQARYFAGLGRQVSFSVEAGASDDIRFPSPGGPYDWRLGYARLPDFAARLRARGYIVTSQARDSSMMMSLADRGLFIPYVEKDQAGLRLFDEQGTPLYSARYPALAYTDFDSIPPIIVSALTFIEDRYLLDPSEPDRNPAIDWGRFARALSDQAVRLVDRHQSTPGGSTLATQTEKFRHSPGGRTATPPEKLRQIASASVRAYLGGENTMAVRQSIVVHYLNTVPLAARPGIGEIQGLGDGLTAWYGCDFVDVNQLLSQITAETGNGPAAPGVLASEALAFKQALSLLIAQRAPSYYLVRNRPALDRLTDSYIRVLAANGVISAPLRDAALEQSLELHKGAPPRPATSFVARKAITLVRSRLQQALGVDGFYDLDRLDLTVHSTLNDAVERAVAERLAQAGTVEGAKAAGLYGFEMLRPGDDPSKISFSFALFEHRNGQDVVRVQTDSVNQPFDINGGARLNLGSTAKLRTVITYLQIVSTLHARYASMSAAELKHVRLDPIDGLSRWAVDYLIHANDRSLPAMLDAAVERKYSASPGETFYTGGGAQAFSNFDKSDNGRILTVRDAFQHSVNLVFVRLMRDIVHYEMVQTTGSSAHWLDDPALRQRYLEAFADQESLVYLHRFFVRYHGKTADEALDMLVADMRKSPPKLATALRSIAPDEPLPWFAQRMRAALKNTPSASLSDDDLAKLYAKYAIDKFNLNDRGYISGVHPIALWMLAYLRKHPNATEDELRKASRAARLTSYAWLFKTHHHLTQDRRIRHMVELKAYDAIGQSWRALGYPFETITPSFAAAIGASGDRPDALAHLIGIIANGGNTIHASSVDTLAFAAGTPFETHFAHAPNPQHQAISPDIVAVARSLLRDVVLGGTGARLSTGLPLGDGHALDVYGKTGTGDQRYDVYARGGRLIESRKVNRTAVFVFVIGNRFYGTLTAYTHEPYAARYDYTSAMAVQLLKTLGPSLAPVLEANDAHDPQTQATASHTDAQATP from the coding sequence ATGAATCGCCCGCTCGCCCGCCTACCCTTGCGCTACATCTCAACGATGTCGCCGGGCGCGCGATGGAAATGGCTCATGCTCGCCGGGGTTGCCGCGCTCGTCGGCCTGCTCGCCTACTTCGTCTCGCTCGAGATGCAGACTTCGCGTTTGCAAGCGCGCTACTTCGCGGGTTTAGGGCGACAGGTATCGTTTTCAGTCGAAGCGGGCGCCAGCGACGACATCCGCTTCCCGTCGCCGGGCGGCCCGTACGACTGGCGCCTCGGTTATGCGCGCTTGCCCGATTTCGCGGCGCGACTGCGCGCGCGCGGCTACATCGTCACGAGCCAAGCGCGCGATTCGTCGATGATGATGTCGCTGGCCGATCGCGGCCTGTTCATACCGTACGTGGAAAAAGACCAGGCGGGGCTGCGCTTGTTCGACGAGCAGGGTACGCCGCTCTATAGCGCCCGCTACCCCGCTCTCGCCTACACCGACTTCGATTCGATTCCCCCCATCATCGTCAGTGCGCTGACGTTCATCGAAGACCGCTATTTGCTCGATCCGAGCGAACCGGATCGGAACCCGGCCATCGATTGGGGCCGATTTGCCCGGGCGCTGTCGGATCAGGCGGTGCGGCTCGTCGACCGTCATCAATCGACGCCCGGCGGCAGCACGCTCGCCACGCAAACCGAGAAATTTCGCCATTCGCCCGGCGGCCGCACCGCCACGCCCCCTGAAAAATTGCGCCAGATCGCCTCGGCATCGGTCCGCGCCTACCTTGGCGGCGAAAATACGATGGCCGTGCGTCAATCGATCGTCGTGCACTACCTGAATACGGTGCCGCTGGCGGCGCGGCCCGGCATCGGCGAGATCCAAGGCCTCGGCGACGGGCTGACGGCTTGGTACGGGTGCGACTTCGTCGACGTCAACCAACTGCTGTCGCAAATCACGGCCGAAACGGGCAACGGCCCGGCGGCGCCCGGTGTGCTCGCCAGCGAAGCGCTGGCGTTCAAGCAGGCACTCTCGTTGTTGATCGCGCAGCGCGCGCCCTCGTATTACCTCGTGCGCAATCGCCCCGCGCTCGACCGGCTCACCGACAGCTACATCCGCGTGCTCGCCGCGAACGGCGTCATCTCCGCGCCGTTGCGCGACGCGGCGCTCGAGCAATCGCTCGAGTTGCATAAGGGCGCCCCGCCGCGGCCGGCGACGTCGTTCGTCGCGCGCAAGGCCATCACGCTCGTGCGCTCGCGTCTGCAACAAGCGCTCGGCGTGGACGGCTTCTACGATCTCGACCGGCTCGACCTCACCGTGCATTCGACATTGAACGACGCCGTGGAGCGCGCCGTCGCCGAGCGGCTTGCGCAGGCCGGCACCGTCGAAGGCGCGAAGGCGGCCGGCCTTTACGGCTTCGAGATGCTGCGCCCAGGCGACGATCCGTCGAAGATTTCCTTCAGCTTCGCGCTGTTCGAGCATCGAAACGGTCAAGACGTCGTGCGCGTGCAAACGGACAGCGTGAACCAGCCGTTCGACATCAACGGGGGCGCACGGCTCAATCTCGGCTCGACCGCTAAGCTGCGCACGGTGATCACGTACCTGCAAATCGTCTCGACCTTGCATGCGCGCTATGCGTCCATGAGCGCGGCCGAACTCAAGCATGTGCGGCTCGACCCGATCGATGGGCTCTCGCGCTGGGCCGTGGACTACCTTATCCATGCAAACGATCGCTCACTGCCCGCGATGCTCGATGCGGCCGTCGAGCGCAAATATTCGGCGAGCCCGGGCGAAACGTTCTACACGGGCGGCGGCGCGCAGGCCTTCTCGAACTTCGACAAGTCCGACAACGGACGCATCCTCACCGTGCGCGATGCGTTCCAGCATTCGGTGAACCTCGTGTTCGTGCGGCTCATGCGCGACATCGTCCACTACGAGATGGTGCAGACAACCGGCTCCTCGGCGCATTGGCTCGACGACCCCGCACTGCGTCAGCGCTATCTCGAAGCGTTCGCCGATCAGGAGAGCCTCGTCTACTTGCATCGGTTCTTCGTGAGGTACCACGGCAAGACGGCCGACGAAGCGCTCGACATGCTCGTCGCCGACATGCGCAAGAGCCCGCCCAAGCTCGCCACGGCACTGCGCAGCATCGCCCCCGACGAACCTCTCCCGTGGTTCGCGCAGCGCATGCGCGCAGCCCTCAAAAACACGCCGAGCGCGTCGCTCTCCGATGACGATCTCGCCAAGCTCTATGCGAAGTACGCGATCGACAAGTTCAATCTGAACGATCGCGGCTATATCTCGGGGGTGCATCCGATCGCGTTATGGATGCTCGCCTATCTGCGCAAGCATCCGAACGCGACCGAGGACGAGCTGCGCAAAGCGAGCCGCGCCGCACGCCTCACGTCGTATGCATGGCTCTTCAAGACGCACCATCATCTGACGCAAGATCGCCGCATCCGGCACATGGTCGAATTGAAGGCCTACGACGCCATCGGCCAATCCTGGCGCGCGCTCGGTTATCCGTTCGAGACGATCACGCCTTCGTTCGCCGCCGCAATCGGCGCTTCCGGCGATCGGCCCGATGCGCTCGCGCATCTGATCGGCATCATCGCCAACGGCGGCAACACGATCCATGCGAGCAGCGTCGATACGCTCGCGTTTGCGGCCGGGACGCCGTTCGAAACGCACTTCGCCCATGCGCCGAATCCTCAGCACCAGGCCATCTCGCCCGACATCGTCGCGGTCGCGCGCAGCCTGCTGCGCGACGTCGTGCTCGGCGGCACGGGCGCGCGTCTTTCGACGGGACTACCGCTCGGCGACGGGCACGCGCTAGACGTCTACGGCAAGACCGGTACCGGCGATCAGCGCTACGACGTCTATGCACGCGGCGGACGGCTCATCGAATCGCGCAAAGTCAATCGCACGGCCGTGTTCGTGTTCGTCATCGGCAATCGCTTCTACGGCACGCTGACGGCGTACACGCACGAACCGTATGCGGCGCGCTACGACTACACGAGCGCGATGGCCGTGCAGTTGCTCAAAACGCTCGGCCCCTCGCTCGCACCGGTGCTCGAGGCGAACGACGCGCACGACCCGCAAACGCAGGCCACCGCCTCGCACACCGACGCGCAAGCCACTCCATAG
- the hutC gene encoding histidine utilization repressor — MNAPAYQGIKDYILARIHSGEWAEGDQVPSENELAREFKVARMTVNRALRELTAEQVLTRVQGAGTFVARPKYESTLVAIRSISDEIAARGHRHHAHVLELGATVASDALADEMQVKPGSPVFHSRVLHFENDEPVQFEARWVNPAIAPEYALQDFARVTPNQYLTRVAPLQRVEYRIEAAHPEPATSNHLRMDEGEPCLVLHRRTWSREQVASVADLWHPGSRYRFTGHF; from the coding sequence ATGAATGCTCCCGCGTATCAGGGCATCAAAGACTACATTCTCGCGCGCATCCACTCGGGCGAGTGGGCCGAGGGCGATCAGGTGCCGTCCGAAAACGAGTTGGCGCGCGAGTTCAAGGTGGCGCGCATGACGGTCAACCGCGCGCTGCGCGAACTGACGGCCGAGCAGGTGCTCACGCGCGTGCAAGGGGCGGGAACGTTCGTCGCGCGGCCCAAGTACGAATCGACGCTCGTGGCGATCCGCAGCATCTCCGACGAGATCGCCGCCCGCGGTCATCGGCACCACGCTCATGTGCTGGAACTCGGCGCGACGGTCGCGAGCGACGCGCTCGCCGACGAAATGCAGGTCAAGCCGGGCAGCCCCGTGTTTCATTCGCGCGTGCTGCATTTCGAGAACGACGAGCCGGTGCAGTTCGAGGCGCGCTGGGTCAACCCGGCCATCGCCCCCGAGTATGCGCTGCAGGACTTTGCGCGCGTCACGCCGAATCAATACCTGACGCGCGTGGCGCCGCTGCAGCGCGTCGAATACCGGATCGAAGCCGCACACCCCGAGCCCGCCACGAGCAACCATCTGCGGATGGACGAGGGCGAGCCGTGCCTCGTGCTGCATCGACGCACGTGGTCGCGCGAGCAGGTCGCGTCGGTCGCCGATCTGTGGCATCCGGGCAGCCGCTATCGCTTTACCGGACATTTTTGA
- the hutU gene encoding urocanate hydratase: MNDPKRFDPRLDTTRTIRAPRGAEKTCKSWLTEAAYRMIQNNLDAEVAEHPHALVVYGGIGRAARNWDCFDQILASLKDLEDDETLLIQSGKPVGVFRTHADAPRVLLANSNLVPHWATWEHFHELDRKGLMMYGQMTAGSWIYIGSQGIVQGTYETFYAVANQHFNGDATGRWILTGGLGGMGGAQPLAATMAGFSMIAVECDETRIDLRLKTRYLDRKAKTLDEALAIVDAAKASGKSVSVGLVGNAVDVFEACVARGITPECVTDQTSAHDPINGYLPQGWNVEQWRERQKTDPQSIVTPAKQSMARQVQAMLTLQARGAATLDYGNNIRQMAHDMGVANAFDFPGFVPAYIRPLFCEGKGPFRWVALSGDPEDIYKTDAKVKELIPDDAHLHNWLDMARERIAFQGLPARICWVGVKDRYRLGLAFNEMVKRGELRAPIVIGRDHLDTGSVASPNRETESMKDGSDAVSDWPLLNALLNTAGGATWVSLHHGGGVGMGFSQHAGVVIVCDGTDAAARRIERVLFNDPATGIMRHADAGYDLARETAREVGLKLPMLGR, translated from the coding sequence ATGAACGATCCGAAACGATTCGACCCGAGGCTCGACACGACGCGCACGATCCGCGCGCCGCGCGGCGCCGAGAAGACGTGCAAGAGTTGGTTGACCGAAGCCGCGTACCGGATGATCCAAAACAATCTCGACGCCGAAGTGGCCGAGCATCCGCACGCGCTCGTCGTCTACGGCGGCATCGGGCGGGCCGCGCGCAACTGGGATTGCTTCGACCAGATTCTCGCATCGCTGAAGGATCTCGAAGACGACGAAACGCTGCTGATCCAATCGGGCAAGCCCGTGGGCGTGTTTCGTACGCACGCCGACGCGCCGCGCGTTCTGCTTGCGAACTCGAACCTCGTGCCGCACTGGGCGACCTGGGAGCATTTCCACGAGCTCGATCGCAAGGGTCTAATGATGTACGGCCAGATGACGGCGGGCAGTTGGATCTACATCGGCAGCCAAGGCATCGTGCAAGGCACGTACGAAACGTTCTACGCGGTGGCGAACCAGCACTTCAACGGCGATGCGACAGGCCGTTGGATTCTGACGGGCGGCCTCGGCGGCATGGGCGGCGCGCAGCCGCTCGCGGCGACGATGGCGGGTTTCTCGATGATCGCGGTCGAATGCGACGAGACGCGGATCGATCTTCGACTGAAAACGCGTTACCTCGACCGGAAAGCGAAGACGCTCGACGAAGCGCTCGCGATCGTCGATGCGGCCAAGGCGAGCGGCAAGTCGGTCTCCGTCGGTCTCGTCGGCAATGCGGTTGATGTGTTCGAAGCCTGTGTCGCGCGTGGCATCACACCCGAGTGCGTCACCGATCAGACGAGTGCGCACGATCCGATCAACGGCTATTTGCCGCAGGGATGGAACGTCGAGCAATGGCGCGAGCGGCAAAAGACCGATCCGCAAAGCATCGTCACGCCCGCGAAACAGTCGATGGCGCGACAGGTGCAGGCGATGTTGACGCTGCAGGCACGCGGCGCGGCGACGCTCGATTACGGCAACAACATCCGTCAAATGGCGCATGACATGGGCGTTGCGAACGCGTTCGATTTTCCGGGCTTCGTGCCGGCCTATATCCGGCCGCTGTTTTGCGAAGGGAAGGGGCCGTTCCGCTGGGTGGCGCTCTCGGGCGACCCCGAGGACATCTACAAGACCGATGCGAAGGTCAAGGAACTGATTCCCGACGACGCGCATCTGCACAACTGGCTCGACATGGCGCGCGAGCGCATCGCGTTTCAAGGGTTGCCCGCGCGCATCTGCTGGGTGGGCGTGAAGGACCGCTACCGCTTGGGCCTCGCGTTCAACGAGATGGTCAAGCGCGGCGAGTTGAGGGCGCCGATCGTGATCGGCCGCGATCACCTCGATACGGGCTCGGTCGCCAGCCCCAATCGCGAGACCGAATCGATGAAGGACGGTTCCGACGCCGTGTCCGATTGGCCGCTGCTCAATGCGCTGCTCAATACGGCCGGCGGCGCGACCTGGGTGTCGCTCCATCACGGCGGCGGCGTCGGCATGGGCTTTAGCCAGCATGCGGGCGTCGTGATCGTCTGCGACGGCACCGATGCGGCGGCGCGGCGCATCGAGCGCGTGCTGTTCAACGATCCGGCCACGGGCATCATGCGCCATGCCGATGCCGGCTACGATCTGGCGCGCGAAACGGCGCGCGAAGTCGGCCTGAAGCTGCCGATGCTCGGCCGTTGA
- a CDS encoding LysR family transcriptional regulator, with translation MDLNSLSLLVEILEAGNLSEAARRLKMTRANVSYHLNQFERALGLQLVRRTTRRVEPTEAGLRLVEHGRAIRRALEAAQETVETLGRTPLGRVRLSVPSGYGQLVMADWLLEFKRLHPGIVLDVMFENRVEDLLRDEVDIAVRVMSEPPQNLVARDMGAVRYVACASKQYANEHGLPTALDALRTTPLITATVVGRQLRVAAYLGGERHEVLLEPTLISENFLFLRQAVLAGLGVGIVPDYVVQDDIRSGAVVTTLDAWRLSIFGTHMYLLYMPDRHQTRAAASFIDFVLEKARKAGRTL, from the coding sequence ATGGATTTGAATTCCCTCTCGCTGCTCGTCGAGATCTTGGAGGCCGGCAACCTCAGCGAAGCCGCTCGCCGGCTCAAGATGACGCGGGCCAACGTCAGTTATCACCTCAATCAGTTCGAACGCGCGCTCGGGCTGCAACTCGTGCGGCGCACGACGCGGCGCGTCGAGCCGACCGAGGCGGGGTTGCGTCTCGTCGAGCACGGCCGCGCGATTCGGCGGGCGCTCGAAGCGGCGCAGGAGACCGTCGAGACGCTCGGCCGCACGCCGCTGGGGCGCGTGCGGCTGTCGGTGCCGAGCGGCTATGGGCAGCTCGTGATGGCCGACTGGCTGCTCGAGTTCAAGCGCCTGCATCCGGGCATCGTGCTCGACGTCATGTTTGAAAATCGCGTCGAAGATTTGCTGCGGGACGAAGTCGACATCGCCGTGCGCGTCATGTCCGAGCCCCCGCAGAATCTCGTCGCGCGCGACATGGGGGCCGTGCGCTATGTCGCCTGTGCCTCGAAGCAATACGCAAACGAGCATGGGTTGCCGACGGCACTCGACGCTTTACGGACGACGCCGCTCATCACGGCCACCGTCGTCGGCCGTCAGTTGCGCGTCGCGGCGTACCTTGGCGGCGAGCGGCACGAAGTCCTGCTCGAGCCCACGTTGATTTCGGAGAATTTTCTGTTTTTGCGCCAAGCGGTGCTGGCGGGGTTGGGGGTGGGCATCGTGCCCGACTACGTGGTGCAAGACGATATTCGCAGCGGGGCGGTCGTGACGACGCTCGATGCGTGGCGGCTCAGCATTTTCGGCACGCACATGTACCTGCTTTACATGCCCGATCGCCATCAAACGCGCGCTGCCGCATCGTTCATCGATTTCGTGCTCGAGAAGGCAAGAAAAGCGGGGCGGACCCTCTGA
- a CDS encoding CsbD family protein, whose protein sequence is MNKDQVKGVAEKAKGKVNQAVGSVTNDPARQAKGDLQEAAGEIRKGYGDAKEDLKDELKHDRDVKKHH, encoded by the coding sequence ATGAACAAGGATCAAGTGAAGGGCGTAGCGGAAAAGGCGAAGGGTAAGGTCAATCAAGCGGTCGGAAGCGTGACGAACGATCCGGCGCGTCAAGCCAAGGGCGACCTTCAGGAAGCCGCGGGAGAAATCCGCAAGGGCTACGGCGACGCCAAGGAAGACTTGAAGGACGAGCTCAAGCACGACCGTGACGTGAAGAAGCATCACTGA
- a CDS encoding LysR family transcriptional regulator, which yields MATPLVRLAPLDLIRGFVAVGRRMSVTLAAEDLCLTQSAVSRQIHSLEDALGVSLFHRGYRSITFTQAGERLFRTADGVVRQLQDVFEAITRPAERQPVTVTASIGVATLWLLPRLPELQRRYPALDVRVAANDKLLDLHTEGIDLAIRYASIANPPSGATRLFDETIVPVASPSLGVTGVDTEGKLVALGSGKGRANGHAYWLVQADAAARQDVHDVARWIAEQARTSGGEAVTVAGHAARPATPPENVLMIHSAKQPEGYAGGGALAVEAAGATGERVALS from the coding sequence ATGGCAACGCCTCTGGTTCGACTTGCGCCGCTCGATTTGATCCGCGGCTTCGTGGCCGTCGGCCGCCGCATGAGCGTAACGCTCGCGGCGGAGGACCTTTGTCTGACGCAATCTGCCGTCAGCCGGCAAATTCACTCGCTCGAGGATGCGCTCGGCGTGTCGCTGTTTCATCGCGGCTACCGGTCGATCACATTCACGCAAGCCGGCGAGCGCCTGTTCCGCACGGCCGACGGCGTCGTGCGTCAGTTGCAGGACGTGTTCGAGGCGATCACGCGTCCTGCCGAGCGCCAACCCGTGACGGTCACCGCCAGTATCGGCGTGGCGACGCTCTGGCTATTGCCGCGGCTGCCGGAGCTGCAGCGCCGTTACCCCGCGCTCGACGTTCGCGTGGCGGCCAACGACAAGCTGCTCGACTTGCACACCGAAGGCATCGACCTCGCCATCCGCTATGCGAGCATCGCGAACCCGCCATCCGGTGCGACGCGCCTATTCGACGAAACGATCGTGCCGGTTGCGAGCCCGTCGCTCGGCGTGACCGGGGTCGATACCGAAGGCAAGCTCGTCGCGCTCGGCTCCGGAAAGGGTCGTGCGAACGGACACGCGTATTGGCTCGTGCAGGCCGACGCGGCCGCTCGGCAAGACGTGCACGACGTGGCACGGTGGATCGCCGAGCAAGCGCGCACGTCGGGGGGCGAAGCCGTTACGGTCGCCGGTCACGCCGCACGGCCCGCCACACCGCCGGAGAACGTCCTGATGATCCATTCGGCCAAGCAGCCGGAAGGGTACGCCGGGGGCGGCGCGCTTGCGGTGGAGGCAGCGGGCGCCACCGGCGAACGCGTTGCGTTGTCGTAG
- the hutH gene encoding histidine ammonia-lyase, with the protein MMILTPGHLTLPQLRRIARERVPLALDPASRAVIDAGAKAVADIAAKGEPAYGINTGFGRLASTHIAHDQLELLQRNLVLSHAVGVGEPMTAPVVRLLIALKLSSLGRGHSGIRGEVMNALVTLFNADVLPIIPVKGSVGASGDLSPLAHMSAVLLGIGEVSARGERMSALEGLKLAGLAPLSLQAKEGLALLNGTQASTALALYNLFAIEDLFRTALVAGALSVDAAAGSVKPFDARIHALRGHRGQIDAAAAYRALLDGSGINLSHRDCGKVQDPYSLRCQPQVMGACLDQMRHAADVLLIEANAVSDNPLVFPDTGEVLSGGNFHAEPVAFAADNLALAVAEIGALAERRIALLIDATLSGLPPFLVKDGGVNSGFMIAHVTAAALASENKTLAHPASVDSLPTSANQEDHVSMATFAARKLADIAENTANILAIELLAAAQGVDLRAPHRTSGALQRVVDLLRAHVPHYDLDRYFAPDIASVARLVVGGAIAQASPLSFASEAASAA; encoded by the coding sequence ATGATGATTCTCACGCCGGGCCATTTGACGCTTCCTCAACTGCGCCGTATCGCACGCGAGCGTGTGCCGCTCGCGCTCGATCCCGCGAGCCGCGCCGTGATCGACGCGGGTGCGAAAGCCGTAGCCGACATTGCCGCGAAAGGCGAGCCGGCCTACGGCATCAATACCGGCTTCGGCCGCCTGGCCAGCACGCACATCGCACACGACCAGCTCGAACTGCTGCAGCGCAACCTCGTGCTTTCGCACGCCGTGGGCGTCGGCGAGCCGATGACGGCACCCGTCGTGCGGCTCTTGATCGCGCTCAAGCTGTCGAGTCTCGGCCGCGGCCACTCGGGCATTCGTGGCGAAGTGATGAATGCACTCGTGACGCTGTTCAACGCTGACGTTCTGCCGATCATTCCCGTCAAGGGCTCGGTCGGCGCCTCGGGCGATCTGTCGCCGCTCGCGCATATGTCGGCCGTGCTGCTCGGTATCGGCGAAGTGAGCGCGCGCGGCGAACGCATGAGCGCGCTCGAGGGGCTGAAGCTCGCGGGTCTCGCGCCGCTTTCGCTGCAGGCGAAGGAAGGGCTCGCGCTGCTCAACGGCACGCAAGCGTCGACGGCGCTCGCGCTGTACAACCTGTTCGCGATCGAAGACCTCTTTCGCACGGCGCTCGTTGCCGGGGCGCTGTCGGTCGATGCGGCCGCGGGCTCGGTCAAACCCTTCGATGCTCGCATTCATGCGCTGCGCGGCCATCGCGGCCAGATCGACGCGGCCGCGGCCTATCGCGCGTTGCTCGACGGCTCGGGCATCAATCTTTCGCATCGCGATTGCGGCAAGGTGCAGGACCCGTACAGCTTGCGCTGCCAGCCGCAAGTGATGGGGGCGTGCCTCGATCAGATGCGCCATGCGGCCGACGTGCTGCTCATCGAAGCGAACGCCGTCTCGGACAATCCGCTCGTCTTCCCCGATACGGGCGAAGTGCTGTCGGGCGGCAACTTCCACGCCGAACCCGTGGCGTTCGCAGCCGACAACCTCGCATTGGCCGTGGCTGAGATCGGCGCGCTCGCCGAACGCCGCATCGCCCTGCTCATCGACGCGACGCTGTCTGGATTGCCACCGTTTCTCGTGAAGGATGGCGGCGTCAACTCCGGGTTCATGATCGCGCACGTCACGGCGGCCGCGCTCGCGTCGGAGAACAAGACGCTTGCGCATCCGGCGTCGGTCGATTCGTTGCCGACGTCGGCGAATCAGGAAGACCACGTGTCGATGGCCACCTTCGCCGCGCGCAAGCTCGCCGACATCGCCGAGAACACGGCGAACATCCTGGCGATCGAGTTGCTCGCCGCCGCGCAAGGTGTCGACCTGCGTGCGCCGCATCGCACGAGCGGCGCGCTGCAGCGTGTGGTTGACTTGCTCCGCGCCCACGTCCCGCATTACGACCTCGATCGCTATTTCGCGCCCGACATCGCTTCTGTCGCGCGGCTCGTCGTAGGCGGTGCGATCGCGCAAGCAAGCCCGCTGTCGTTCGCCTCGGAAGCGGCCTCGGCCGCCTGA